Within the Crocosphaera sp. UHCC 0190 genome, the region GAGGCATTGCTTTAGTGATCTCTCCTTGGAACTTCCCCTTTGCGATCGCCACAGGAATGACAGTGGCGGCGTTAGTCACCGGAAATTGTACCTTATTGAAACCGGCGGAAACTTCTACAGTGATAGCTGCCAAAATTGCCGAAATATTGGTAGATGCGGGTATTCCTAAAGGAGTCTTTCAACTTGTACCCGGAAAAGGTTCTCAAGTGGGGGCCTACATGGTGAACCATCCTGACGTACATTTGATCGCCTTTACGGGGTCGCGGGAAGTCGGATGTCGCATCTATGCGGAGGCTGCCATCTTACAACCAGGGCAAAAACATCTTAAACGGGTTATTGCAGAAATGGGTGGCAAAAATGCCATTATTGTTGATGAAAGTTCAGACCTCGATCAAGCGGTGGCAGGGGCTGTATTTTCATCTTTTGGCTACTCTGGTCAAAAATGTTCGGCTGCGTCCCGTATTATCGTTTTAGACCCCGTTTATGATGCCTTTTTAGAACGGTTTGTCGAAGCCACGCGATCGCTGAATATTGGGCCAACGGATGAACCTTCTACCCAAGTCGGCCCCGTCATTGATGCGACGGCCCAGAAACGCATACGAGAGTATATTGCGATCGCCAAACAAGAGTCAACCCTTGCCCTAGAGATGGAGTCCCCTGAGAATGGGTATTATGTCGGCCCCACCATTTTTGGGGATGTGTTGCCGACCCATACTATCGCCCAAGAGGAGATATTTGGGCCAGTGGTGGCAGTGATGCGGGTTAAAGACTTTGATGAGGCGTTAGCGGTGGCTAATGGCACAGACTACGCTTTGACTGGGGGGTTATATTCCCGTAGTCCCGAACATATTGAACGGGCCCAGAAAGAGTTTGAAGTGGGGAACCTGTATATTAACCGCACTATTACAGGGGCTATTGTTTCCCGTCAACCTTTTGGCGGTTTCAAGTTGTCGGGTGTGGGTTCCAAAGCAGGAGGCCCAGACTACCTATTACAGTTCTTAGAACCTCGTCATGTGACCGAAAATATTCAGCGTCAAGGGTTTGCACCCATAGAAGGGGCTGAGTAACCTGTAGGGTGGGCATTGCCCACCTTACCTAATCTTCCTTTTTAACATTTGAAAAACCATTCATATGAACAGTCGAGAAATTATTAAAAAACTCATAGCAGATGGATGGTATCAAGTTAGTACGACAGGAAGTCATCACCACTTTAAACACCCAGAAAAGAAAGGAAAGGTCACGGTTCCTCATCCTAAAAAAGATATTCCCCTTAAAACGTTAAGTAGTATTGAAAAACAAGCAGGAATAAAATTACGTTAAAGGAGTCAACATGATTACTTACATCGCAACGATTCACAAAGATAACGATAGTGATTATGGTGTACAATTCTATGACTTTCCTGGATGTATCAGTGTGGGAGAAACCATTGAAGAAGCAAAAGTAATGGCAACAGAAGCCTTAAATGGTCATATTAATTTAATTTTAGCTGATGGAGAGCAAATTCCCGAACCTAGCACCCTTGAAACTATTTTAAATGATGCTGATCACCAAGATGCAGTAGCTTTCATGACCATTGAAATATCAGACACAATCTTAGCTAAACTAGAACTATATGCCAAAATTTGAAAGACTTTGGTAGAGCCATAAGTTTTTGCGTTACAATCTAAATTAGGTATTTATTATTAAATAAAAAGTTATGAATTCAACTTCAGAAAATACCCCTTTATTAGAAAAAGCTCACAATTATCTTAATCAACTTTCTTCAAAAAAACTAAGATTAGGTGTTAATTTTTTAGCTTATTTACAAGAAAAAGAGGAAGAAGAAGCGACGCAAGAATTATTAAGTATTCCTGATTTTGAACAGGAGTTAAAAGAAGCTGAAGAACAAATAGCAATCGGTGAGGTCGTATCTTTTAACTCTATTCGCCGCGATGTATGATTTAATTTTAACTCGTAAAGCACAGCGATTTTATGAAGAAGCTGATAAATCTTTAACGTCTCGATTAAATCGTTGTTTTGATCAACTCTGTCAAAATCCTTACCAACACCCTAATATTAAAGCACTTAAGGGACGACTATCTGGACGTTTTCGTTAATTGTTCTGAAGTATCTTTTGAAGGAAAATGCCAAATTGTCTATCGACCAGAAAATAAGAAGCATTACGGTGGTGCGAAGGTTTGGATAGAAGTAGATGCGACCACTGAGATTGTGATGAATTCAGAGAAAATTGTTATTGTTTCTCAGTATCAGCTATAATTTTGTCACGGGATCACTTGGACAAGATAAATTTATAACATTATGGAAACTAACACCATACTCGATTGGATTTTAGGAAGTTTAGCTATTATCATCTTAATGGGTGGAATGATCATGTTATTAAGTGGTACTTTGGGAATGGGAGATAAGTAAACGCCATTAATTTTCTAACAGAATTTCCACCAAAAGCTTAACAGTTGCTTCGAGTTTTTCGATTCTATCTTCTAAGGAAACTGGAGGAGATAAGCCGTCAATGGCTTTTAAAAAATGTTTCCACCCCCACTTACATTTAATCCCATATGCTTGTTGATAAGCAGCATAAGCGCGGGGATAACTGCCATAACGTTTAATTAATTCTCCTTGAGTAAGTTTACTTTTAGGAAGGGCTGTTTTTGGGTTTTCTAAGTTGTGTAAAATTTCTTGTAAACGAGTTGACAAAGTGGCCGTAATTGCAAAGACTTTGGCTGAATTTTCGATATCTTCTTGCTGGGAATTCTCTAAATCTTCAATCAATTTTTTAAATTTTGACATATTTATTGCCTAAGCTTTGAATTATTTATCAAGTAAATCTTTGCCAATAGCAACGGGATCAATGGCCATTTGTGGCTTTTCAGGATCATAGGCAACTGTATTATCAATCTTGCCAAAGTCTTGAGGATCATCACTAAAAAATAATGATTGCATTAATGTCCAAATAATCGTGAATTTCCCGTACAGTGATTTGGTTTCTTTGGCTTTTATCGTCGCAATTTCCACTTCAGTCTCAATCTTTTTGAGTTCAGCAATAACCCTTGCTCTTTCAGCATAAATTCTGGCTTTTTCTTGGGTCAAGTTCAGCATTTCTTGATTAAGATTAGCCAATTCTGATTTGAGAGAATCAAGATTCAGGGAAAGATCATTGACTTCTGTTTGTAACTGGGAATTTTCATCAGAAAGATAAACAATTTCTCCCTTTAATTGTGTATTATCAAAACGATATCGCTCATTCCATCCTTGTAACGCACCCTGCGATCGCCTCAAAGATTTAATAATCTCAACAGATTCTTGTAAGTTAGGGTCATCAGGGTAGCTTCTAGCTAGTTTGTAGACATTTTTAATACGATCTTCATCAACAGCCATTTTTACTTAATTTGTTTCTTGATATTCTCTATAATAGAAACGGTTTAAGCGAAATGGCTGTGAGTCAAATCACTAAAAAACGGTGTCACAAGTACATCATCATTTGTAGAGGAAATTCATGAATTTCCCTTACTTTGTACCTATCTTAAAAACCCATCTAAATCAGGGACATCTACCCAACAAGAATTATTACTAGATTGATGGGTTAAATCCATTAATAATTGAGAATAAACCCCCTCATATAAAGAAGGGGCTAAACTTTGATTGTTATCTATACTTTCTACCCAACGATCAACGACTCGAATAAAGGGGGCTAACCGTCCATCTGTAAACACTTGAGGAAAGGCCAAACCTTTAGGAATTTCTACCTCAGACAAGGCTTTTCCTGCGGGGGCAGCTTGTAAACGAAACCCATGAACATAGTCCTTTAAATTATCACTTCCTAAGACTAAAGTACCGCGATCGCCATACACTTCTACCCAATGACCACGACCATTATAAGCCACCGAACTAATGGATAATTGTACAGGGGTTCCGTCCATTAATTCCAACATAATCAAACAAGTATCATCAGCATCTACGGGTTTTAACCGATTATTTTCTAAGGGATCAGGGCGTTCTTTAATCGCACAATATAACTGAGCGCATAACCGTTTTACAGGGCCAAATAACCAGTAAATATAATCAAAAGCATGGGAACCTACCGCTCCTAATGCACCGCCTCCCTTATCTTTTTGTGCATACCAATTCCAAGGGCGATCAGGGTTAGCCCGACTGGCGACTAACCAATCAATTTTAATTAAGCGTGGTTTTCCCACATATCCCTGTTGTAAATATTCCGCAAACAGTTGCCAAGCAGGAACATAACGAAATTCAAAATCTGCTGTCGTTACTAAGTTTTTTTCCATGGCTAATTGATATAATTCCTTGACTTCTTGAG harbors:
- a CDS encoding type II toxin-antitoxin system HicA family toxin, with product MNSREIIKKLIADGWYQVSTTGSHHHFKHPEKKGKVTVPHPKKDIPLKTLSSIEKQAGIKLR
- a CDS encoding type II toxin-antitoxin system HicB family antitoxin, with protein sequence MITYIATIHKDNDSDYGVQFYDFPGCISVGETIEEAKVMATEALNGHINLILADGEQIPEPSTLETILNDADHQDAVAFMTIEISDTILAKLELYAKI
- a CDS encoding NAD synthetase, giving the protein METNTILDWILGSLAIIILMGGMIMLLSGTLGMGDK
- a CDS encoding Gfo/Idh/MocA family oxidoreductase; translated protein: MSINSTIRVAVVGTGFGQAIHIPGFQHHPRTELVAVYHRDLGKAKAIADSHNIPYGFNSLEKLLAIPNLDAVSLATPPFLHYEMGKQILGAGKHLLLEKPMAMSAQEVKELYQLAMEKNLVTTADFEFRYVPAWQLFAEYLQQGYVGKPRLIKIDWLVASRANPDRPWNWYAQKDKGGGALGAVGSHAFDYIYWLFGPVKRLCAQLYCAIKERPDPLENNRLKPVDADDTCLIMLELMDGTPVQLSISSVAYNGRGHWVEVYGDRGTLVLGSDNLKDYVHGFRLQAAPAGKALSEVEIPKGLAFPQVFTDGRLAPFIRVVDRWVESIDNNQSLAPSLYEGVYSQLLMDLTHQSSNNSCWVDVPDLDGFLR